Proteins from a single region of Rhodovibrio salinarum DSM 9154:
- a CDS encoding TetR family transcriptional regulator yields the protein MARKTKAEARATRESILDAAEDVMERDGIPATTLDQIAREAGVTRGAIYWHFKDKEDLLDSMVARAAFPLDELRAADVRAETADALEELRQVSEQALLRLAQDPRHQRVCRILLHGCVRLGHHHLFIAEEDAVKTDIHNVVLRLFQKARAQGTLSTDITPELATWTFDSYMQGVHSNWLKAPDQVDLAANARLILRTFLDGVRIGRPPH from the coding sequence ATGGCGCGAAAAACCAAGGCCGAAGCGCGTGCGACGCGTGAGTCGATTCTCGACGCGGCCGAGGACGTGATGGAGCGCGACGGCATTCCGGCGACGACGCTGGACCAGATTGCGCGCGAGGCAGGTGTCACCCGCGGCGCAATCTACTGGCACTTCAAGGACAAGGAAGACCTGCTCGACTCCATGGTCGCGCGCGCCGCTTTTCCGCTCGATGAGCTGCGTGCTGCCGACGTCCGGGCAGAAACGGCCGATGCCCTGGAAGAATTGCGCCAAGTCAGTGAACAAGCCCTACTACGTCTGGCCCAGGACCCGCGCCACCAACGCGTTTGCCGGATCCTACTGCATGGCTGCGTCCGCCTTGGGCATCACCACCTTTTCATTGCCGAGGAAGATGCCGTCAAAACCGATATCCATAACGTCGTCCTAAGGCTGTTCCAGAAGGCCCGCGCCCAGGGCACGCTGAGCACGGACATCACCCCGGAACTCGCGACCTGGACGTTCGACAGCTACATGCAGGGCGTCCACAGTAACTGGCTGAAAGCCCCGGATCAGGTCGATCTCGCAGCGAACGCGAGGCTGATTCTCCGCACCTTTCTGGATGGTGTGCGCATTGGGCGCCCGCCCCACTGA
- a CDS encoding MotA/TolQ/ExbB proton channel family protein yields MNLSAFLTAVQDTFARGGELLQLGGPVVAVLAAMSVAALAVVLAKLWQFRRLRLSDRRTVEHSLAAYRRGDVPSALATLDDHPNPVAQTVAAAIRFRRDRPDAGELQREEALRQAGVRLEALRSHLRVLDVIATLSPLLGLFGTVLGMIDAFQEMAAAGNQVDPSVLSGGIWEALMTTAVGLGVAIPATAAASWLDRRVERATHAMEDAVTQVFTAELAHAPDTHDTESHPRHARAYPAAQSAAS; encoded by the coding sequence GTGAACCTTTCCGCTTTCCTCACCGCCGTGCAGGATACGTTCGCCCGCGGCGGCGAACTGCTGCAGCTCGGCGGCCCGGTCGTCGCCGTCCTGGCCGCCATGTCGGTCGCCGCGCTTGCAGTTGTGCTGGCCAAGCTCTGGCAGTTCCGGCGCCTGCGCCTGAGCGACCGGCGCACGGTCGAGCACAGCCTTGCCGCCTATCGCCGCGGCGACGTCCCGAGCGCGCTCGCCACGCTCGACGATCACCCGAACCCGGTCGCTCAAACCGTAGCCGCGGCGATCCGCTTCCGCCGCGACCGGCCGGATGCCGGCGAGCTGCAGCGTGAGGAAGCGCTGCGCCAGGCCGGCGTTCGGTTGGAAGCGCTGCGCTCGCACCTGCGCGTCCTGGACGTGATCGCGACGCTAAGCCCGCTGCTCGGCCTGTTCGGCACGGTCCTTGGCATGATCGATGCCTTCCAGGAGATGGCCGCCGCCGGCAATCAGGTCGATCCGTCGGTGCTGTCCGGCGGTATCTGGGAAGCGCTGATGACCACGGCCGTCGGCCTGGGCGTCGCGATCCCCGCCACCGCCGCAGCCAGCTGGCTGGACCGGCGCGTGGAACGGGCGACCCATGCCATGGAGGACGCCGTCACGCAGGTGTTCACCGCGGAGCTTGCGCACGCGCCCGATACTCACGACACCGAAAGCCACCCACGCCATGCCCGTGCGTACCCGGCCGCTCAGTCTGCGGCGTCCTAG
- a CDS encoding energy transducer TonB — MHLRRRHWLACTALAVSGHLLALAAVWQPPTSGAQGAGKGGIQVGLGPSGGPAGAQTAAAPAEAEPVEAEPTQAKPAEVEPSETETAEPVEPAEPPAPAETAQPSAAPETAAPTTAPAVDGADPALLAESDPVDAAEPAPTEPAEAPAAETPDAPAPPPSKPVAQKPEPQKPAPETEQRADAPTPPPSKPAQVERAEKPDTQVPQQTAESRRDDTTSESQTGTTDAEQTEGDVAGTRGQAGEGTSQGAGTGPSSAGGGAPGDHPDYLARLKAWLERHKRYPRRARMRRMNGTVTLQFEMTRNGQVVSFKIVKSSGHEMLDEATREMIRRAEPLPPFPDDLDRDRMQLTVPVRFAIR, encoded by the coding sequence ATGCATCTTCGCCGACGGCACTGGCTGGCTTGCACGGCGCTGGCGGTAAGCGGACATCTGCTTGCGCTTGCGGCCGTGTGGCAGCCCCCCACCAGTGGCGCCCAAGGCGCGGGCAAGGGCGGAATCCAAGTCGGTCTTGGCCCGTCCGGCGGCCCCGCGGGTGCCCAGACGGCCGCAGCCCCGGCCGAGGCTGAACCGGTTGAAGCCGAGCCGACCCAGGCCAAGCCCGCGGAGGTCGAACCGTCCGAGACGGAAACGGCCGAACCGGTGGAGCCGGCGGAGCCCCCCGCCCCCGCCGAGACCGCTCAACCATCGGCAGCACCAGAAACCGCCGCACCGACGACGGCCCCAGCGGTCGACGGCGCAGACCCAGCGCTGCTCGCAGAGTCCGACCCCGTCGATGCAGCCGAACCGGCACCGACCGAACCGGCCGAAGCTCCGGCAGCCGAAACCCCGGACGCTCCGGCCCCGCCGCCCAGCAAGCCGGTTGCCCAGAAGCCAGAACCCCAAAAGCCAGCGCCAGAGACCGAACAACGCGCCGACGCGCCCACGCCGCCACCCTCGAAACCGGCTCAGGTGGAACGCGCCGAAAAACCCGACACTCAGGTGCCGCAACAGACCGCCGAATCACGCCGCGACGACACCACGAGCGAATCTCAAACGGGGACCACCGACGCCGAGCAGACCGAAGGAGATGTCGCCGGCACCCGCGGACAAGCCGGCGAAGGTACCTCCCAGGGCGCCGGAACCGGCCCATCGTCGGCGGGCGGCGGGGCGCCCGGCGATCACCCCGATTACCTGGCCCGTTTGAAGGCATGGCTGGAACGGCATAAGCGCTACCCCCGGCGCGCGCGCATGCGCCGGATGAATGGCACCGTCACCCTACAGTTCGAAATGACCCGCAACGGTCAGGTCGTGTCCTTCAAGATCGTCAAAAGCTCCGGCCACGAGATGCTCGACGAGGCCACCCGCGAGATGATCCGCCGCGCCGAGCCGCTGCCGCCCTTCCCCGACGATCTCGACCGCGACCGCATGCAACTGACCGTCCCCGTACGCTTCGCGATCAGATAG
- a CDS encoding ExbD/TolR family protein, which produces MKLQRPTHRPAPESTIALINVVFLLLIFFMLAGQLRQSPPFEVAPPRSDSEDAADNSPATLAVGTDGQLALGGARVTLETLTKALGERDGGIPERLRLKADSQVPATRVIALMSELRAAGVKRISLLTVRDN; this is translated from the coding sequence ATGAAGCTGCAGCGCCCGACACACCGGCCCGCCCCGGAAAGCACCATCGCCCTGATCAACGTGGTCTTCTTGCTGCTGATCTTTTTCATGTTGGCCGGCCAGTTGCGCCAAAGCCCGCCGTTTGAGGTCGCACCGCCACGTTCCGACAGCGAGGACGCGGCGGACAACAGCCCTGCAACGCTCGCGGTTGGCACCGACGGGCAGCTGGCCCTCGGCGGCGCGCGCGTCACGTTGGAGACGCTGACCAAGGCGCTCGGCGAACGCGATGGCGGTATTCCCGAACGCCTGCGCCTCAAGGCCGACTCACAGGTACCGGCAACCCGCGTGATCGCGTTGATGAGCGAGTTGCGCGCCGCCGGGGTCAAGCGGATCAGTCTGCTGACCGTGCGGGATAACTAA
- a CDS encoding alpha/beta hydrolase — MTTAAAWPTSDSPASHQISQHTVETSGGRRYRLYRAVPSCPNPAGHPSLYLLDGNAAFAGLTPFLLARVPDLLVVGLGYDTDGLFDYARRRCDYTPPRDGRGPALDPQRPEYMAGGAATFQQDLLGELRTAAERDVPIDPSGRSLWGHSFGGLFVLYTLFTRPEAFQSYLPVSPSLWWGDDVMVTLERAAATRSRAPASVHVMLGDRESRSDRPKPANPGPAPATLALASRLQRRSDLDVTTRILTGCGHRDALDHSLPLALQHAGGSHTSSGEQASSC, encoded by the coding sequence ATGACCACAGCCGCCGCTTGGCCAACATCAGACAGCCCAGCAAGCCACCAGATTTCCCAGCACACGGTCGAAACCTCGGGTGGCCGTCGCTACCGCCTTTACCGTGCTGTGCCCAGTTGTCCCAACCCGGCCGGACACCCAAGCCTCTACCTGCTCGATGGCAATGCCGCGTTCGCAGGGCTCACACCGTTCTTGTTGGCGCGGGTGCCGGACCTGCTGGTGGTTGGGCTCGGCTACGACACCGACGGGCTATTCGATTATGCGCGACGGCGGTGCGACTACACGCCCCCGCGTGACGGTCGCGGGCCCGCGCTCGACCCGCAGCGCCCGGAGTATATGGCCGGCGGCGCCGCGACCTTCCAGCAGGACCTCCTCGGTGAGCTCCGAACGGCAGCCGAACGCGACGTGCCCATCGACCCCTCGGGACGCAGCCTGTGGGGCCATTCCTTCGGCGGCCTGTTCGTTCTCTATACCCTGTTCACCCGACCGGAAGCCTTCCAGAGCTATCTGCCGGTCAGTCCGTCGCTTTGGTGGGGCGATGACGTCATGGTCACGCTGGAACGCGCGGCGGCCACGCGGTCCCGCGCCCCGGCATCCGTCCACGTCATGCTCGGCGATCGCGAATCGCGCAGTGATCGGCCGAAACCGGCCAACCCGGGCCCCGCACCCGCAACGCTGGCGCTTGCGTCTCGCCTCCAGCGGCGCTCCGACCTCGATGTCACCACCCGTATCCTGACCGGGTGCGGTCATCGCGACGCGCTCGATCATTCCCTTCCCCTTGCCCTGCAGCACGCCGGGGGATCTCACACCTCTTCAGGAGAACAAGCCTCGTCATGCTGA
- a CDS encoding efflux transporter outer membrane subunit, with amino-acid sequence MARHPWRAHPGVATLAACLLIAGCTVGPDYERPESDMPEAWQSEILTGGDRTQELGAWWTRYDDPVLIRLVERAQRENLDIAAQAARVRQARAELGLQKAEQYPTVDAQADAARQRNSEEGTASGPAAGMTFNTFSLAASLNYELDLWGETERQEQAARARLFESAFTKDAVRLNVVTDVVTTYFNLRAAERQLAIARETARSREETLQLQESRQDAGDIASLPVQQARAELETTRAAIPPLREQIRRQRTALAILVGATPREIVNELDTQGPPLTEAQVPQGIPATLPSNLLERRPDVRAAEATLVAANADVGVAKSQWYPNVNLAGLLGVEALETSDLFQGSARTWSIGGSVLQPLVYFGRIQSNVDSAEAARDLAGVSYRQTLRTAFQEVDISLTALQASRERLTARQRQVSALQETLEVADRRYEGGFTSYIDVLDAQRGLFDAQLAMVEARRDELTAVATLYKALGGGWSNDRDIGATSRDTAGSNEPTSFIEGL; translated from the coding sequence ATGGCTAGGCATCCTTGGCGAGCTCATCCCGGGGTCGCGACCCTGGCCGCCTGCCTGCTGATCGCTGGCTGTACCGTGGGCCCGGACTACGAGCGGCCCGAGTCCGACATGCCGGAGGCTTGGCAGTCGGAGATTCTAACCGGCGGCGATCGCACCCAGGAGCTGGGGGCGTGGTGGACGCGGTATGACGATCCCGTGCTGATCCGGCTTGTCGAACGGGCACAGCGGGAGAACCTCGACATCGCCGCCCAGGCCGCCCGGGTTCGCCAGGCGCGTGCGGAGCTGGGGCTGCAGAAGGCCGAGCAGTACCCGACGGTCGACGCCCAGGCCGACGCCGCGCGCCAGCGCAATAGCGAGGAGGGAACCGCGAGCGGTCCGGCCGCCGGGATGACCTTCAATACCTTCTCGCTTGCGGCTTCGCTCAATTACGAGCTGGACCTGTGGGGGGAGACTGAGCGGCAGGAGCAGGCCGCACGTGCACGTCTGTTCGAAAGTGCGTTCACGAAGGACGCGGTGCGTCTCAACGTCGTCACGGACGTTGTCACCACCTACTTCAACCTGCGCGCGGCCGAGCGGCAGTTGGCCATTGCGCGGGAGACCGCACGCTCGCGCGAGGAGACGCTGCAGTTGCAGGAGTCCCGGCAGGACGCCGGCGACATCGCGAGCCTGCCGGTGCAGCAGGCGCGTGCGGAGTTGGAGACGACACGCGCGGCGATCCCGCCGCTGCGCGAGCAAATCCGACGCCAGCGCACGGCGCTCGCCATTCTGGTCGGCGCAACGCCGAGGGAGATCGTTAACGAACTGGATACGCAGGGGCCCCCGCTCACCGAGGCCCAGGTTCCCCAAGGGATCCCGGCTACTCTCCCGTCGAATCTGCTGGAGCGTCGCCCGGACGTGCGAGCGGCAGAGGCCACCCTTGTCGCGGCGAATGCGGATGTCGGCGTCGCGAAGTCGCAGTGGTACCCCAACGTGAACCTTGCCGGATTGCTGGGGGTCGAGGCCCTTGAGACCAGCGATCTTTTCCAGGGGAGCGCACGGACCTGGAGCATCGGGGGATCGGTCTTGCAGCCGCTGGTCTACTTCGGGCGGATTCAATCCAACGTCGACAGTGCGGAAGCAGCCCGCGATCTCGCTGGTGTCAGTTACCGGCAGACTTTGCGCACGGCGTTCCAGGAGGTCGACATCTCTCTGACCGCGTTGCAGGCCTCGCGAGAGCGGCTTACCGCGCGCCAGCGTCAGGTGTCAGCTTTGCAGGAAACCCTTGAGGTCGCAGACCGGCGGTACGAGGGGGGATTCACCAGCTATATCGACGTGTTGGATGCGCAGCGTGGCCTCTTTGACGCGCAGCTGGCCATGGTCGAGGCGCGTCGCGACGAACTGACGGCGGTTGCGACGCTGTACAAGGCGTTGGGCGGTGGCTGGTCGAACGACCGGGACATCGGCGCCACCTCGCGCGACACAGCCGGTTCAAACGAGCCGACGAGTTTCATCGAGGGCTTGTGA
- a CDS encoding efflux RND transporter periplasmic adaptor subunit — MYIFNVSFPFGMCARGRRTPPIPEPWMIDMRLIARLGAAVCLGAVLTACGDSQSQGQGGSRPAPQVTALTIQPQAVTVYEEYAGRAQGAREVEVRARVEAPIIERRYTEGAFVKAGEALFRLDPKPFEVAVERAEAQVESAEASLRQARRQWDRVERLYESKAVSTRERDEAQSQLELARADVALAEAGLADAKIDLGYTEITSPVSGVTDLEALPEGGLVQPGDLLTTVTQLDPIHVRFALPEDDAYARERAEEALSGGGSSSSHTARLIMPDGSLYARKGNVDFTDSSVDPQTGTVRARAVFSNPNQKIRPGQFVRVRLETATLSDALVVPERAIATDQRGEAVYVINDEEVAQRRAIELGPTVAAGRVIADGLESGDRIIVDGLVSVRDGAPVQAKPLQAADRGEAGEE, encoded by the coding sequence ATGTATATTTTCAACGTCAGTTTTCCATTCGGCATGTGCGCCCGAGGCAGGCGCACGCCCCCTATACCGGAGCCCTGGATGATCGACATGCGTCTTATCGCCCGCCTAGGCGCGGCTGTATGCCTTGGCGCCGTCTTGACGGCGTGTGGTGACAGCCAAAGCCAAGGGCAGGGCGGCAGCCGTCCCGCGCCCCAGGTGACGGCGCTTACCATCCAACCGCAGGCCGTCACTGTATACGAGGAGTATGCCGGGCGGGCCCAGGGTGCGCGCGAGGTTGAAGTGCGCGCCCGCGTGGAAGCCCCGATCATTGAACGCCGTTACACCGAAGGTGCCTTTGTCAAAGCCGGCGAGGCCCTGTTCCGGCTTGATCCGAAGCCGTTTGAGGTTGCCGTCGAACGCGCCGAGGCGCAGGTCGAGAGTGCCGAGGCGAGCCTACGACAGGCGCGTCGGCAATGGGACCGCGTCGAGCGGCTTTACGAAAGCAAGGCCGTGAGTACCCGCGAACGTGATGAAGCACAGTCTCAGCTTGAACTCGCGCGCGCGGATGTTGCGCTGGCGGAAGCTGGACTCGCGGACGCGAAGATTGATCTTGGCTATACCGAGATCACGTCCCCGGTTTCCGGCGTCACCGACCTCGAGGCATTGCCGGAAGGCGGTCTGGTTCAGCCGGGCGACCTTCTGACCACGGTCACGCAGCTCGACCCGATCCACGTGCGTTTCGCACTGCCTGAAGACGATGCCTATGCCCGGGAGCGGGCCGAGGAAGCGCTGAGCGGTGGGGGGAGCAGCAGCAGCCACACCGCGCGTCTGATCATGCCGGACGGCAGCCTCTACGCTCGCAAGGGCAATGTCGACTTCACCGACAGTTCGGTAGATCCGCAGACTGGGACGGTGCGTGCGCGTGCCGTGTTCTCGAATCCCAACCAGAAGATCCGGCCGGGGCAGTTCGTGCGCGTGCGTCTGGAGACGGCCACCTTGTCTGATGCGCTTGTCGTCCCCGAGCGTGCGATCGCGACGGATCAGCGCGGTGAAGCGGTCTATGTGATCAACGATGAGGAGGTCGCGCAAAGGCGGGCCATTGAGTTGGGACCAACTGTGGCGGCCGGTCGCGTGATCGCGGACGGTCTCGAGTCGGGCGACCGGATCATCGTCGACGGTTTGGTGAGTGTGCGCGACGGCGCGCCAGTTCAGGCGAAACCGCTACAGGCCGCTGATCGCGGTGAGGCCGGCGAGGAATAA
- a CDS encoding ExbD/TolR family protein, with amino-acid sequence MPVRTRPLSLRRPSGRARAAISLTPLIDVVFILLVFFMLASSFLDWRAIDLQTPAGGGASTEMTGALLLRIHADGQLDLNGQRIAPADLPARLRELAESRPEARLLIQPGPEVTTQRAVDVLDQARGSGITQAQFVHTAGNAQ; translated from the coding sequence ATGCCCGTGCGTACCCGGCCGCTCAGTCTGCGGCGTCCTAGCGGACGCGCGCGAGCGGCGATCAGCCTGACGCCCTTGATCGATGTCGTCTTCATCCTGCTGGTATTCTTCATGCTGGCCTCCAGTTTCCTCGACTGGCGGGCGATCGATCTGCAGACGCCGGCCGGCGGCGGCGCCTCGACCGAGATGACGGGCGCGTTGCTGCTGCGCATCCACGCCGACGGACAGCTCGACCTGAACGGACAGCGGATCGCCCCGGCGGACCTCCCCGCGCGCCTGCGCGAGTTGGCCGAATCCCGACCGGAAGCGCGGCTGCTGATCCAACCGGGGCCGGAGGTCACAACCCAGCGGGCGGTCGACGTCCTGGACCAGGCGCGCGGCAGCGGAATCACGCAGGCGCAGTTCGTGCACACGGCGGGGAACGCGCAATGA
- a CDS encoding efflux RND transporter permease subunit, whose translation MLSKFFIERPVFTAVISIVIVLAGLAATRALPVEQYPSIVPPQVVVNATYPGASADTLSQTVAAPLEQEINGVDNMLYMASTSTDAGTSEVTVTFEIGTDPDQATIDVNNRVQAAEASLPEPVRRQGIEVQKRSSNILQVVTLTAPEGDYDTVFISNYALLNVIDELKRVPGVGDARLFGAQDYAMRVWLQPDKLSQYDLTPGQVAEAIREQNRQFAAGSFGSEPTDENLAFTYRVTTKGRLTTAEEFGKIILRARSDGSILRLSDVARVELGAQDYGFSATYNGDPTVPIGLYLQPGANALATAERISSTLEEVSGRFPEGLDYNVPFDTTKFVQISIEEVGKTFVEALILVVGVIFIFLQKWRAALIPLLAIPVSLIGTFAGMLALGFSINLLTLFGMVLAIGIVVDDAIIVIENVERVMHEEGLSPRDAAIKAMQEVAGPIVAITLALIAVFLPVAFLGGLTGQLYRQFAVTIAISVFISGVVALTLSPALCALMLKANDKPPMKPFRWFNSGFSKVTEGYRRTVSFFLRHAVVGVALFCLLVGGTFYLFERLPSALLPQEDQGYVFVSFSLPPASALNRTEAARDEINEKILGLPEVGKVTSFAGFDLIASAQRTNAGISFVNLDDWSERQEPGQSSFALTNKIMGIGAGIEEAQVIAFNPPPIQGISTTGGFESYIQSRGGGDINRLKEVVDRFVAAANQRPELTRVRSNLTTDVPRFRAQLDREKAKAQGVPIDQVFDTMQSTFGALYVNDFTLFGRNYQVNLQSESDFRDRPEDLRKVSVASDSGELVPLTSLIDVKRQLGADIIERFNAFQAAKILGEPAPGYSSSQALQALDEVAQQTLSNDETLSWIGQAFQQQQASQASQLAFVAGIVMVFLILAAQYERWTMPLAVLTIVPFAVFGAALAVLLRGMQTDLYFQIGLLVLIGLSAKNSILIIEFAMLERKEGRTPFEAALNAARLRFRPIVMTALAFIMGALPLMFSTGAGAAARQSIGTGIVGGMLAATLLAPMFVPMFFMLIEKMSLWLRGHRGNAKEEPQHG comes from the coding sequence ATGCTCTCCAAGTTCTTTATCGAACGGCCGGTTTTCACTGCCGTCATTTCGATCGTGATCGTGCTTGCCGGTCTTGCCGCCACGCGGGCGCTGCCGGTGGAGCAGTATCCCAGCATCGTACCGCCACAGGTCGTTGTGAACGCCACCTATCCCGGCGCCAGCGCGGACACGCTGTCCCAGACGGTGGCTGCTCCGCTTGAGCAGGAGATCAACGGCGTCGACAACATGCTGTATATGGCGTCGACCAGCACCGATGCCGGGACCAGCGAGGTCACGGTCACCTTCGAGATCGGCACCGACCCAGACCAGGCGACGATCGACGTCAACAACCGTGTCCAGGCCGCCGAGGCGAGCTTGCCGGAACCGGTGCGCCGTCAGGGGATCGAGGTCCAGAAGCGCTCCAGCAACATTCTGCAGGTGGTGACGCTGACGGCACCTGAAGGCGACTACGATACCGTCTTCATCAGCAACTATGCCCTCTTGAACGTGATCGACGAGCTCAAGCGCGTGCCCGGCGTGGGCGACGCGCGCCTGTTCGGCGCGCAGGACTACGCCATGCGCGTGTGGCTGCAGCCGGACAAGCTGAGCCAGTACGATCTGACCCCAGGGCAGGTCGCTGAGGCGATCCGCGAGCAGAACCGTCAGTTCGCCGCCGGTAGCTTCGGTTCTGAGCCGACTGACGAAAACCTCGCGTTCACCTATCGCGTCACCACCAAAGGGCGCCTCACCACGGCCGAGGAGTTCGGCAAGATCATCCTGCGCGCGCGGTCGGATGGTTCTATTCTGAGGCTGTCGGACGTCGCACGGGTGGAACTGGGCGCGCAGGATTACGGATTCTCCGCGACCTACAACGGCGATCCGACCGTGCCGATCGGCCTTTACCTGCAACCGGGCGCCAACGCGCTTGCAACGGCGGAGCGGATCAGTTCCACGCTGGAAGAAGTCTCTGGCCGGTTTCCCGAAGGACTGGACTACAACGTTCCCTTCGATACCACGAAGTTCGTCCAGATATCGATCGAGGAGGTTGGCAAGACCTTTGTCGAGGCGCTGATCCTGGTGGTCGGCGTGATCTTCATCTTCTTGCAGAAATGGCGAGCAGCGTTGATCCCGCTGTTGGCCATCCCGGTGTCTTTGATCGGCACCTTTGCCGGGATGCTTGCGCTTGGCTTCTCGATCAACCTGCTCACCCTGTTCGGCATGGTGCTGGCGATTGGCATCGTCGTCGATGACGCCATTATCGTGATCGAGAACGTCGAACGTGTGATGCACGAGGAAGGATTGTCACCGCGGGACGCCGCGATTAAGGCCATGCAGGAGGTGGCCGGGCCGATCGTGGCAATCACGCTCGCCCTGATCGCGGTGTTCCTGCCAGTGGCCTTCCTGGGCGGCCTGACCGGGCAGCTCTATCGGCAGTTCGCGGTGACGATCGCGATCTCGGTGTTCATCTCCGGCGTGGTCGCTCTGACGCTCAGTCCGGCCTTGTGCGCCCTGATGCTCAAGGCGAACGACAAGCCGCCAATGAAGCCGTTCCGTTGGTTCAACAGCGGCTTCTCGAAGGTGACCGAGGGCTACCGGCGGACCGTCTCCTTCTTCCTGCGCCATGCGGTGGTCGGCGTCGCGCTGTTCTGCCTGCTTGTCGGCGGTACGTTCTATCTCTTCGAACGTTTGCCGAGTGCGTTGTTGCCGCAAGAGGACCAGGGGTACGTTTTCGTCTCCTTCTCCTTGCCTCCCGCCTCAGCGCTGAATCGGACAGAGGCGGCGCGCGATGAGATCAACGAAAAGATCCTCGGATTGCCGGAGGTCGGCAAGGTCACCAGTTTCGCGGGCTTTGACCTGATCGCCAGTGCGCAACGCACCAATGCCGGCATTTCGTTCGTTAACCTCGATGACTGGAGTGAACGCCAAGAACCGGGCCAAAGCTCGTTCGCTTTGACGAACAAGATCATGGGGATCGGGGCCGGCATCGAGGAAGCGCAGGTAATCGCCTTCAACCCGCCGCCTATTCAGGGTATCTCAACCACCGGCGGTTTTGAGTCCTACATTCAGAGCCGCGGGGGCGGCGACATCAATCGGCTGAAGGAGGTCGTTGACCGGTTCGTCGCGGCGGCCAACCAGCGCCCCGAATTGACCCGGGTGCGCAGCAATCTGACGACGGATGTGCCGCGCTTCCGTGCCCAGCTGGATCGGGAGAAGGCGAAGGCCCAGGGTGTGCCGATCGATCAGGTGTTCGACACCATGCAGAGCACCTTCGGCGCCCTTTACGTCAACGATTTCACGCTGTTTGGCCGCAACTACCAGGTGAATCTGCAGTCGGAGTCCGACTTCCGCGACCGGCCCGAGGATCTGCGCAAGGTCTCGGTCGCCTCGGATTCGGGTGAACTGGTGCCCTTGACCTCGCTGATCGATGTAAAACGTCAGCTGGGCGCGGACATCATCGAGCGGTTCAACGCTTTCCAGGCTGCCAAGATTCTGGGTGAGCCGGCGCCTGGCTACAGCTCCAGCCAGGCGTTGCAGGCGCTCGACGAAGTGGCGCAGCAAACGCTGAGCAATGACGAAACCCTGTCCTGGATCGGCCAGGCCTTCCAGCAGCAGCAGGCCAGCCAGGCCTCTCAGCTCGCCTTTGTCGCGGGTATCGTCATGGTCTTCCTGATCCTGGCGGCGCAGTACGAACGTTGGACCATGCCGCTGGCGGTGCTGACGATCGTGCCGTTCGCGGTGTTCGGCGCGGCCCTCGCGGTGCTGCTGCGTGGCATGCAGACGGATCTGTACTTCCAGATCGGCCTGTTGGTCCTGATCGGCCTCTCGGCGAAGAACTCCATTCTGATTATCGAGTTCGCCATGCTGGAGCGGAAGGAGGGCCGGACGCCGTTCGAGGCGGCGCTCAACGCGGCGCGTCTGCGCTTCCGGCCGATCGTGATGACGGCCCTTGCCTTCATCATGGGCGCGCTGCCGCTGATGTTCAGCACGGGCGCCGGTGCCGCGGCCCGGCAGTCGATCGGCACCGGTATCGTCGGCGGCATGCTCGCTGCGACGCTTCTGGCGCCGATGTTCGTGCCGATGTTCTTCATGCTGATCGAAAAAATGTCGTTGTGGCTGCGTGGACACCGCGGCAACGCGAAGGAGGAACCGCAACATGGCTAG
- a CDS encoding DUF2218 domain-containing protein, with the protein MLTSSTHIQSDKASRYLAQLCKHFAHKVPAQWDQTWGEIEFASGQCRLESDDTTLTIVCQAADDESLKQVQGIVENHLVRFAWREDLAITWHAGAPEKVQPTR; encoded by the coding sequence ATGCTGACATCCAGCACGCATATCCAAAGCGACAAGGCCAGCCGCTATCTCGCCCAGCTGTGCAAACACTTCGCTCATAAAGTCCCGGCGCAATGGGACCAGACCTGGGGCGAGATCGAGTTCGCGAGCGGCCAGTGCCGCCTTGAATCGGACGACACGACCCTGACCATCGTCTGTCAGGCCGCCGATGACGAGTCGCTCAAACAGGTCCAGGGCATCGTCGAAAACCATCTGGTCCGGTTTGCCTGGCGGGAGGATCTCGCCATCACCTGGCATGCCGGGGCTCCCGAAAAGGTCCAACCGACGCGCTGA